Below is a window of Streptomyces qaidamensis DNA.
GCTCGCCGCCCTGGAGCAGGAGACCGGCTACCGGCTCGTCGAGCGCGGCGCGAAGGGCGTACGGCTGACCCCGGCCGGCGAGATCCTGCTCAGCCACACCAACGCGGTCCTCGCACAGCTGGAGCGGGCCGAGGCCGAGCTCGCCGCGTACAGCTCGGGTGCGGCCGGCACCGTCACGGTCGCCTCCTTCGCCACCGGCATCGCCCTGGTCGTCGCGCCCGCCGTGGCCCGCCTCGCCGAGTCGGCGCCCGGCATCCGCATCCGCGTCCAGGACGCCGAGGGCGATGCCAGCCTGCCCATGGTGCTGGACCGGCAGGTCGACGTCGCCGTCGCCGTCGAGTACCGCGGAGCTCCGCCGGCCGACGACCCCCGCCTGACCCACGTACCGCTGTACGCCGAGCCGTTCGACGCGGTCGTCCCGCTCAGCCACCGTCTGGCCGACGTCAGCGAGGTGTCGCTCGCCGACCTGGCCAAGGACTCGTGGATCGGCCAGTACCCCGGCAACCCCTGCCACGACGTGGTGATCCTGGCCTGCGAGAACGCCGGATTCCAGCCCCGCATGGAGCACTGCTCGGACGACTTCCGCGCGGTCGTCGCCCTCGCCTCGGCCGACGCGGGCGTCGCCCTGGTGCCGCGCTCGGCGCTGCGCGGCATGGACCTGACCGGGGTGGTCGTACGCCCTGTCG
It encodes the following:
- a CDS encoding LysR family transcriptional regulator, producing MIEARRLHILRAVADHRTVTAAAAALYLTPSAVSQQLAALEQETGYRLVERGAKGVRLTPAGEILLSHTNAVLAQLERAEAELAAYSSGAAGTVTVASFATGIALVVAPAVARLAESAPGIRIRVQDAEGDASLPMVLDRQVDVAVAVEYRGAPPADDPRLTHVPLYAEPFDAVVPLSHRLADVSEVSLADLAKDSWIGQYPGNPCHDVVILACENAGFQPRMEHCSDDFRAVVALASADAGVALVPRSALRGMDLTGVVVRPVDGTAPTRRVFAAVRRGAEEHPLIRPVLDALGAAARV